A region of Streptomyces sp. WMMC500 DNA encodes the following proteins:
- a CDS encoding ABC transporter permease — protein sequence MSTTTAPQPPAPPPLTAPPTWRSAATHPTTGPLAALLAACVFFSFQSEQFLSGGNLSLVMQQVMVVGTLALGQTLIILTAGIDLSCGMIMAFGSIVMTKLATDSGLPPLLAIAAGLTVCALLGFTNGALVTFIRLPPFIVTLGMLNIAFALTHIYSDDQTITDLPDELTALGETFPMGRTDVTYGSVLTVVLFLVFAYLLGRTAWGKHTYALGNSPEVARLTGIRVDRLRLGIFTLAGLIYGIAALLLVSRTGVGDPKAGTDDNLNSITAVVLGGTSLFGGRGMVLGTLIGALIVGVFRNGLQLMGVGSIYQTLITGGLVILAVTVDQISRRRAGR from the coding sequence TTGAGTACGACCACCGCCCCGCAGCCCCCGGCCCCGCCACCGCTCACCGCGCCGCCCACCTGGCGCAGCGCCGCCACCCACCCCACCACCGGCCCGCTGGCCGCCCTCCTGGCCGCCTGCGTCTTCTTCTCCTTCCAGAGCGAGCAGTTCCTCTCCGGCGGCAACCTCTCGCTCGTCATGCAGCAGGTGATGGTGGTCGGCACCCTGGCCCTCGGCCAGACCCTCATCATCCTCACCGCGGGCATCGACCTGTCCTGCGGCATGATCATGGCGTTCGGCAGCATCGTCATGACGAAGCTGGCCACCGACAGCGGCCTGCCGCCGCTGCTCGCCATCGCCGCCGGGCTCACCGTCTGCGCGCTGCTCGGCTTCACCAACGGCGCGCTCGTCACGTTCATCAGGCTGCCGCCGTTCATCGTCACGCTCGGCATGCTCAACATCGCCTTCGCGCTCACCCACATCTACTCGGACGACCAGACCATCACCGACCTCCCGGACGAGCTGACCGCGCTCGGCGAGACGTTCCCGATGGGCCGCACCGACGTGACGTACGGATCGGTCCTCACCGTCGTCCTCTTCCTCGTCTTCGCCTACCTGCTGGGCCGCACCGCCTGGGGCAAGCACACCTACGCCCTCGGCAACAGCCCCGAGGTGGCCCGGCTGACCGGCATCCGGGTCGACCGGCTGCGGCTGGGCATCTTCACCCTCGCCGGGCTCATCTACGGCATCGCCGCCCTGCTGCTCGTCTCCCGCACCGGCGTCGGCGACCCCAAGGCGGGCACCGACGACAACCTCAACTCCATCACCGCCGTGGTGCTCGGCGGCACCAGCCTCTTCGGCGGCCGGGGCATGGTCCTCGGCACCCTCATCGGCGCGCTGATCGTCGGCGTGTTCCGCAACGGGCTGCAACTGATGGGCGTCGGCTCGATCTACCAGACCCTCATCACCGGCGGCCTGGTGATCCTCGCCGTCACCGTGGACCAGATCTCCCGCAGGAGG
- a CDS encoding sugar ABC transporter substrate-binding protein, translating to MQGAVRSTTAVRVTACAAAALLLAGCGEGAQGSGSDDEIRVGLITKTDTNPFFVKMKEGAEESAGRNKVELSTAAGKFDGDNEGQVTAIENMVAAGVDGILITPNDSEAIVPAIEQARDKGVVVIALDTPTEPQDATDALFATDNLKAGELIGAYAKERMAGKDARIAMLDLAPGISVGQLRHDGFLKGYGIEEGDDSLVCAQDTQGDQAKGQTAMENCLQKAPDINVVYTINEPAALGAYTALKAKGREDDVLIVSVDGGCTGTEAVKSGKIAATSQQYPLKMASEGVRAVADHVRKDKDVSGYTDTGVTLISDTPAQGVEAEDTGYGLAHCWG from the coding sequence ATGCAGGGAGCAGTCCGCAGCACCACCGCCGTCAGGGTCACCGCATGTGCCGCAGCAGCGCTGCTGCTGGCCGGGTGCGGCGAGGGAGCCCAGGGGTCCGGGTCCGACGACGAGATCCGGGTCGGCCTGATCACCAAGACCGACACCAACCCGTTCTTCGTCAAGATGAAGGAGGGCGCGGAGGAGTCCGCCGGCCGGAACAAGGTCGAACTCTCCACGGCCGCCGGAAAGTTCGACGGCGACAACGAGGGCCAGGTCACCGCCATCGAGAACATGGTCGCCGCGGGCGTCGACGGCATCCTCATCACACCCAACGACTCCGAGGCGATCGTCCCGGCCATCGAGCAGGCCCGCGACAAGGGCGTCGTCGTCATCGCGCTGGACACCCCCACCGAACCGCAGGACGCCACCGACGCGCTCTTCGCCACCGACAACCTCAAGGCCGGCGAACTCATCGGCGCGTACGCCAAGGAGCGGATGGCCGGCAAGGACGCCAGGATCGCCATGCTCGACCTCGCGCCCGGCATCTCCGTCGGGCAGTTGCGCCACGACGGCTTCCTCAAGGGCTACGGGATCGAGGAGGGCGACGACTCGCTCGTCTGCGCCCAGGACACCCAGGGCGACCAGGCCAAGGGGCAGACGGCGATGGAGAACTGCCTGCAGAAGGCGCCGGACATCAACGTCGTCTACACCATCAACGAGCCGGCCGCGCTCGGCGCGTACACCGCGCTGAAGGCCAAGGGCCGCGAGGACGACGTGCTGATCGTCTCCGTCGACGGCGGCTGCACCGGCACCGAGGCGGTCAAGTCCGGGAAGATCGCGGCGACTTCGCAGCAGTACCCGCTGAAGATGGCCAGCGAGGGCGTCCGCGCCGTGGCCGACCACGTGCGCAAGGACAAGGACGTCTCCGGCTACACCGACACCGGCGTCACCCTGATCAGCGACACCCCCGCCCAGGGCGTCGAGGCCGAGGACACCGGCTACGGGCTCGCGCACTGCTGGGGCTGA